A portion of the Coleofasciculus sp. FACHB-T130 genome contains these proteins:
- a CDS encoding condensation domain-containing protein, with amino-acid sequence MRIWVDSTVEQILALKPSRILEIGCGSGLLLFPIAPHCSHYLGTDFSQSALDYIQQQLTTQNLPQVTLDRRLADNFEGIEAGAFDVVIINSVIQYFPSTDYLLRVLEGAVNAVKPGGSIFIGDVRSLPLLEAFHTSVQLHQAPSNLSITELRQRIQKRLQQEQELIIDPEFFRALKHEFSRISHVQIQLKPGKYQNELTKFRYDVILRVGAEVDCLQDFPWLNWQKQNPTLGIRQLLEETNPEILGITGIPNARLVSEMKTLELLAKNDGGGTVADLRNLLRESNTEEGIEPEEILALGQDLSYCIHLNYSGDHYDAVFVYKNLASPDKLPAFLETSGKVKPWRNYANNPLQGKLTHELVPQLRDYLQKKLPEYMVPSNFILLEEFPLNQNGKIDRRSLITLSQVRPELEKTFVAPRTPIEQAVANIYAQILNLQQVGSSDNFFELGGHSLLAMQVTSRLRETLKVELPLRTLFESPTVAELAEVIFSTQQAKQTDSSSIPRVSRNQPLPLSFAQQRLWFLDNLEPGSPDYNIPAPVRLVGQLDVAALEQSFNEIVRRHEILRTRFVMEGQPIQEIAPSMTVTFPVIDLQAFIEADREGKIQQLIAQEALKPFDLTQAPLFRIQLLQLGEEEHILVLVLHHIIFDLWSIGVLLQEVTELYKAFTTGEISLLPELPIQYADFAVWQRQYLQGEVLEKHLSYWKQQLSGTLPLELPSDRPRSAVQSNRGAIHNFAFPKDLSDAIQAFSQREGATLFMTLSAAFKTLLYAYTGQQDILIGSPIANRDRVELEPLIGFFVNTLVLRTDLSGNPSFRELLARVREVTLGAYVHQDLPFEKLVEALQPNRKQSEFPLFKVWFALENAPIPDVKLPDLTLGPVEFYSGIARYDLRLGLTETPTGLKGSFEYKAELFDAATIARIVGHLEAIVRQVVAQPEIKLEQLAAIITQAEQQQQIAQEKELAQTSLQKLKRVKRKALHG; translated from the coding sequence ATGCGGATTTGGGTTGACAGCACTGTTGAGCAAATTCTCGCCTTAAAACCCTCTCGCATTCTTGAAATTGGTTGTGGTTCTGGTCTACTTTTGTTCCCCATTGCGCCTCATTGTTCCCATTACTTGGGCACCGACTTCTCTCAATCTGCACTTGACTATATTCAGCAGCAATTAACAACGCAAAACCTGCCCCAAGTAACGCTAGATAGACGACTGGCAGATAACTTTGAGGGAATAGAAGCGGGTGCCTTCGACGTGGTGATTATTAACTCCGTGATTCAGTATTTCCCCAGCACTGACTATCTGTTGCGCGTCTTGGAAGGCGCTGTAAATGCTGTGAAACCAGGTGGTTCTATCTTCATTGGGGATGTGCGTAGTTTGCCGCTATTAGAAGCTTTCCATACTTCTGTACAACTGCATCAAGCTCCCTCTAACCTTTCTATAACTGAATTACGGCAGCGGATTCAAAAACGCTTACAACAAGAGCAGGAACTAATTATCGATCCGGAATTTTTCAGGGCACTGAAGCATGAATTTTCCAGAATTAGTCACGTCCAAATTCAACTGAAACCAGGTAAATACCAAAATGAATTGACCAAGTTTCGCTACGATGTGATTCTTCGAGTCGGTGCTGAAGTCGATTGTTTGCAAGATTTCCCTTGGCTAAATTGGCAGAAGCAAAATCCGACTCTTGGTATTCGTCAGTTACTGGAAGAAACCAACCCAGAGATTTTGGGAATCACGGGAATTCCTAATGCCCGTCTGGTATCTGAGATGAAAACTTTAGAATTGCTAGCTAAAAATGATGGAGGAGGAACTGTTGCCGACTTGCGGAATTTACTGCGAGAAAGCAATACGGAAGAGGGGATTGAACCTGAAGAGATTCTGGCTCTAGGTCAAGACTTATCTTACTGCATTCACCTTAATTATTCCGGCGACCATTATGATGCAGTATTTGTGTATAAAAACTTGGCATCTCCAGACAAATTACCAGCATTTTTGGAAACAAGTGGCAAAGTAAAACCTTGGAGAAACTATGCAAATAATCCGCTGCAAGGAAAGCTAACTCATGAATTAGTTCCTCAATTGCGCGATTATTTGCAGAAAAAGCTGCCGGAATATATGGTGCCTTCTAACTTTATCCTGCTGGAAGAATTTCCCCTAAATCAGAATGGTAAAATCGATAGGCGATCGCTCATTACTCTCAGCCAAGTCCGCCCAGAATTGGAAAAAACCTTTGTTGCGCCGCGTACACCCATTGAACAAGCAGTTGCCAATATTTATGCCCAAATTCTAAATCTACAGCAGGTAGGTTCCTCTGATAACTTTTTTGAATTAGGTGGTCACTCACTACTCGCTATGCAAGTAACTTCCCGGCTGCGGGAAACTCTCAAAGTCGAATTACCGCTACGGACTTTATTTGAGTCACCAACTGTTGCAGAATTAGCTGAAGTAATTTTCTCAACTCAACAAGCAAAACAAACAGATTCTAGTTCCATTCCGCGTGTTTCCCGCAATCAGCCACTACCGCTATCTTTTGCCCAACAACGGCTGTGGTTTCTCGATAATCTGGAACCCGGTTCGCCTGACTATAATATTCCTGCACCAGTTCGCCTAGTAGGACAATTAGATGTGGCGGCGCTAGAACAAAGCTTTAACGAAATTGTTCGGCGACACGAAATATTACGCACCCGTTTCGTGATGGAAGGGCAACCGATTCAAGAAATTGCTCCTAGTATGACAGTGACATTTCCTGTTATCGACTTGCAAGCATTTATAGAGGCGGATCGAGAAGGAAAAATTCAACAACTAATTGCCCAGGAAGCATTAAAACCTTTCGATTTAACTCAAGCACCGCTGTTTCGGATTCAACTGCTGCAACTCGGTGAGGAAGAACATATTTTAGTTCTCGTCCTGCACCATATCATCTTCGATTTGTGGTCAATTGGGGTGCTGCTGCAAGAAGTGACTGAACTCTACAAAGCTTTTACGACTGGGGAAATTTCCTTGTTGCCTGAGTTACCGATTCAATATGCTGATTTTGCGGTTTGGCAGCGGCAATATCTCCAAGGAGAGGTGCTGGAAAAGCATTTGAGTTATTGGAAACAGCAATTAAGCGGTACTTTACCATTAGAATTACCGAGCGATCGCCCTAGATCCGCCGTTCAGTCAAATCGAGGTGCCATCCATAATTTTGCTTTCCCCAAAGATTTGAGCGATGCAATTCAAGCTTTTAGTCAGCGGGAAGGAGCTACCTTATTTATGACGCTTTCGGCGGCGTTCAAAACCTTGCTCTACGCCTACACGGGACAGCAAGATATCCTCATCGGCTCCCCAATTGCCAATCGCGATCGCGTTGAACTAGAGCCACTAATTGGCTTCTTTGTCAATACCTTAGTTCTTCGCACTGATTTATCTGGAAATCCCAGCTTTCGAGAATTATTAGCGCGGGTGCGCGAAGTCACTTTAGGCGCTTATGTTCACCAAGATTTGCCGTTTGAAAAGCTAGTAGAAGCGTTACAGCCCAATCGCAAACAAAGTGAATTTCCCTTATTTAAAGTCTGGTTTGCGCTGGAAAATGCCCCCATCCCAGACGTAAAACTTCCAGATTTAACCCTGGGTCCAGTTGAGTTTTACAGCGGTATCGCGCGATACGACTTAAGGCTGGGTTTAACGGAGACACCCACAGGTTTGAAAGGCTCATTCGAGTACAAAGCCGAGTTATTTGATGCTGCAACGATTGCTCGAATCGTCGGACATTTAGAAGCTATTGTGCGCCAAGTTGTAGCACAACCAGAGATTAAATTAGAACAACTTGCAGCAATAATTACGCAAGCCGAACAACAACAGCAAATCGCTCAAGAAAAAGAACTCGCACAAACTAGCCTGCAAAAGTTAAAGCGAGTTAAACGCAAGGCACTGCATGGATAG
- a CDS encoding TauD/TfdA family dioxygenase, giving the protein MNIPKSLKLSLKKIGTAQRKSITVSEGELIQVAPLQPNQPLPLVIEPIVDGLDLISWARNNRLFIETQLPNCGGILFRNFKINSIEVFEQFVKASSDGKLLPYQEGSSPRTLVKDNVYTSTDYPADQTIFLHSELSYANIWPLKVYFHCVKPAEQGGETPIADIRKVCDRISPKIRDRFLQKQVMYVRNFSGGLGLPWQKAFQTSDKTVVEAYCHENGIEMEWKEGDKLRTRQIRPAVVNHPKTGETVWFNHAAFFHVSTLEPKVRQALLAFSEIELPYNTYYGDGSPIEPEALEEIRSAYRQETVMFPWQAGDILMLDNMLTAHGRTPFIGSRKVVVGMAEPFSSKHI; this is encoded by the coding sequence ATGAACATCCCAAAATCGCTCAAACTCAGCCTTAAAAAAATAGGGACTGCCCAGAGAAAATCAATTACTGTCTCTGAAGGCGAATTGATTCAAGTAGCACCCCTGCAACCTAACCAACCTTTACCGCTCGTTATCGAACCAATAGTAGACGGTTTGGATTTAATTAGTTGGGCGCGAAATAATCGTTTATTCATTGAAACTCAACTTCCCAATTGTGGGGGAATCCTCTTCCGCAACTTTAAAATTAATAGCATTGAAGTATTTGAGCAGTTTGTTAAAGCCAGTTCTGATGGTAAACTTTTACCGTATCAAGAGGGTTCATCACCGCGCACTCTGGTGAAGGACAATGTTTATACTTCCACCGACTATCCAGCCGACCAAACTATCTTTCTTCACAGTGAACTTTCCTACGCCAATATATGGCCTTTAAAAGTTTATTTCCACTGCGTAAAGCCTGCGGAACAAGGTGGAGAAACGCCAATAGCGGATATTCGGAAAGTCTGCGATCGCATTTCCCCTAAAATACGCGATCGCTTTCTCCAAAAACAAGTGATGTATGTTCGCAACTTTAGCGGTGGACTCGGACTTCCCTGGCAAAAAGCGTTTCAAACTTCAGATAAAACCGTTGTCGAAGCATACTGTCATGAGAACGGTATTGAGATGGAGTGGAAAGAAGGCGACAAGCTGCGAACTCGCCAAATTCGTCCGGCGGTAGTTAACCACCCGAAAACTGGCGAAACAGTTTGGTTTAATCATGCAGCTTTCTTTCACGTATCAACTCTAGAACCAAAAGTTCGTCAAGCATTGTTAGCATTTTCGGAAATTGAGCTTCCCTACAACACTTATTACGGAGATGGTTCCCCCATTGAACCGGAAGCTTTGGAGGAAATTCGCTCTGCTTATCGCCAAGAAACGGTGATGTTTCCTTGGCAAGCAGGAGATATTCTGATGCTTGACAATATGTTAACGGCTCATGGAAGAACACCCTTCATTGGTTCGCGCAAAGTTGTTGTAGGTATGGCTGAACCTTTTAGCAGTAAACATATTTAA
- a CDS encoding non-ribosomal peptide synthetase, which produces MDNKVLEMQNGIIQGFQISPQQKRLWGLQQLNSLQAYQAKCYLSIEGVLNVEMLKASLQKIVNRHEILRTHFRCLPGMTIPLQVISDSSPINWQSIDLSSSNIQEQKKQLEALFNKISNEHCNFEQDSLLHLSLITLSEQKHILLINLPGLCADAATLQHLAKEISRTYAACCLGTELDDEIMQYADISEWQNELLEGEDTEAGRNYWGKQDFFARLNIELPFEKLVSEPANFQPRFITKTINPDRLAEITAFVSKNGTVSSFLLTCWTILLWRLTKSGCLVIGTAFDGRKYEELESALGLFAKYLPIQSHLEPKLSFVDLLQKVHQAQQEVYQWQEYFSWDLNASADSSFFPVCFEFNQSLAKCSAAGVTFSIERLYTCIDRFKIKLAGVERDDSLSIEFHYDANLFDEADIQRLAENFSTLVDSILETPDVAISELGILSNVERQQLLIEFNNTKIDFPQFQGIHQRFEQQVEKTPDAIALVYEGEQLTYQQLNQRANQLAHSLRKLGVAPEVLVGLYLERSLEMVVGLLGVLKAGGAYIPLDLTLPSDRLAFILQDTQAKVLLTQQQLVKNLPDSTATVFCLDSESQMQQESDCATAQPSDRNLESVATVENLAYVIYTSGSTGTPKGVAIEHRQILNYLNGILERLDLPDGASFAMVSTFAADLGNTVLFPSLCTGGCLHIISQDRAADAEALSQYFQQHPIDCLKIVPSHLSALLASSQPEFVLPRQRLILGGEASNWGLIEKVQNLAPSCRILNHYGPTETTVGVLTYQVESGNVANVSKTVPLGRPLANTQIYILDNHLQPVPIGVSGEIYIGGESLARGYLNQPELTAKRFISHPFFNNSAVISSSLHEPAFPLNPTPPQPTAPAPLPACGEGLGVGCFPDAVNGFDIKSQESEENSKLKTQNSKLYKTGDLARYLPDGNIEFLGRIDHQVKIRGFRIELGEIEAVLKQHPGVEQAVVVVREDVSGDKRLVAYSVFSQQQGSREESTQSNLMGDLRSFVKAKLPEYMIPSAFVILKTLPLTANGKVDRKKLPAPEQIRPELAGTFVAPRTNVEEVIAGIWAEAIGIEQVGIYDNFFELGGHSLLATQVISRLRDAFNVEFPLRQFFDSPTVADLAVAIAQKLAEQTDEEMMAQMLAELDEISEEEVREVLAKEGVGK; this is translated from the coding sequence ATGGATAATAAAGTTCTAGAAATGCAAAATGGAATCATTCAAGGCTTTCAAATATCTCCTCAACAAAAGCGCCTGTGGGGTTTGCAACAACTTAATTCACTTCAAGCTTATCAAGCGAAGTGCTATCTTTCAATTGAAGGCGTTCTTAATGTAGAGATGTTGAAAGCATCCTTGCAAAAAATTGTTAATCGACATGAAATCCTTCGCACCCATTTTCGCTGTCTACCTGGAATGACGATTCCCTTACAAGTTATTTCAGATAGCAGCCCTATTAACTGGCAATCTATTGATTTGAGTTCTAGCAATATCCAAGAGCAAAAAAAACAACTGGAAGCGCTTTTTAACAAAATAAGTAATGAACACTGCAATTTTGAGCAAGATTCGCTATTACACCTATCCTTAATTACTCTGTCCGAGCAGAAGCATATTTTGCTGATTAATTTACCGGGTCTTTGTGCCGATGCTGCAACTTTACAGCATTTAGCAAAAGAAATTAGCCGGACATACGCTGCTTGCTGTCTCGGTACGGAACTCGACGATGAAATAATGCAGTATGCAGATATCTCCGAATGGCAGAATGAATTGCTAGAAGGAGAAGACACGGAAGCGGGACGAAACTATTGGGGAAAACAAGACTTTTTTGCACGGTTAAATATCGAGCTACCGTTTGAAAAGTTAGTTTCAGAACCAGCAAATTTTCAACCGCGATTTATTACAAAGACAATCAATCCCGACCGATTAGCCGAAATAACAGCATTCGTGAGTAAGAATGGAACTGTGTCGTCATTTCTTCTGACTTGCTGGACAATTTTGCTTTGGCGGCTCACCAAATCTGGCTGTTTGGTAATTGGGACAGCTTTCGATGGTCGAAAATACGAGGAATTGGAATCAGCGCTGGGATTGTTTGCCAAATATTTACCGATTCAAAGCCATTTAGAACCAAAGCTTTCATTTGTTGACTTACTGCAAAAAGTTCATCAGGCGCAGCAAGAAGTTTACCAATGGCAAGAATACTTTAGCTGGGATTTGAATGCCTCGGCTGATTCATCCTTTTTTCCAGTTTGTTTTGAATTTAATCAGTCACTTGCTAAGTGTTCTGCTGCTGGTGTTACCTTTTCAATTGAACGGCTTTACACCTGTATTGACCGCTTCAAAATCAAACTGGCTGGCGTTGAGCGGGATGACTCTTTGAGTATCGAGTTCCACTACGACGCAAACTTATTTGATGAAGCGGATATTCAGCGATTAGCTGAAAACTTTAGCACTTTAGTTGATAGTATCCTCGAAACTCCAGATGTTGCGATTAGTGAGTTAGGTATTCTCAGCAACGTAGAACGCCAGCAACTTCTAATTGAGTTTAACAATACCAAGATTGATTTTCCTCAATTTCAGGGAATACATCAACGATTTGAGCAACAGGTTGAAAAAACGCCGGACGCGATCGCGCTCGTTTACGAAGGCGAACAACTCACTTATCAACAGTTAAATCAACGCGCAAACCAACTCGCTCATTCCTTGCGAAAGCTGGGTGTTGCACCAGAAGTTTTAGTCGGTCTTTATCTAGAACGCTCCCTAGAGATGGTTGTTGGACTGTTGGGAGTGCTGAAGGCTGGGGGAGCTTATATCCCCCTAGATCTCACCTTGCCATCGGATCGTCTAGCGTTCATCCTGCAAGATACTCAGGCAAAGGTGTTGTTAACGCAACAACAGTTAGTCAAAAACCTTCCCGACTCGACAGCTACCGTTTTCTGCTTAGATTCCGAGTCGCAAATGCAACAAGAGAGCGATTGCGCTACCGCGCAGCCTTCGGATCGCAACTTAGAATCAGTTGCAACAGTCGAAAATCTTGCCTATGTAATTTACACCTCTGGCTCTACGGGAACACCCAAAGGTGTTGCGATTGAACATCGGCAAATTCTTAACTATCTCAATGGCATTTTGGAAAGATTGGATCTTCCCGATGGTGCCAGTTTCGCAATGGTTTCTACCTTTGCTGCCGACTTGGGAAATACAGTCTTATTCCCCTCTTTGTGTACGGGAGGATGTCTGCATATCATCTCCCAAGATCGCGCTGCGGATGCTGAAGCGCTCTCGCAATATTTTCAACAGCATCCAATTGATTGCCTCAAGATAGTTCCTTCTCATTTATCGGCTTTACTGGCATCCTCTCAACCAGAATTTGTTTTGCCTCGCCAGCGATTAATTTTGGGTGGAGAAGCATCTAATTGGGGTTTGATTGAGAAAGTCCAGAACTTAGCTCCCTCATGTCGCATTCTCAATCACTACGGGCCAACAGAAACAACGGTCGGCGTACTTACCTATCAGGTGGAGAGTGGGAACGTAGCTAATGTTTCAAAGACAGTTCCACTCGGTCGTCCTTTAGCAAATACCCAAATTTATATCCTAGATAATCATCTCCAGCCTGTGCCTATTGGTGTATCTGGCGAGATTTACATTGGTGGAGAGAGTTTAGCGCGAGGCTATTTAAATCAGCCGGAACTAACCGCCAAAAGATTCATTTCCCACCCATTTTTCAATAATTCAGCAGTCATATCAAGTTCCCTTCATGAACCAGCATTCCCTCTGAACCCCACCCCGCCACAGCCTACGGCTCCGGCTCCCCTCCCCGCCTGCGGGGAGGGGTTGGGGGTGGGGTGCTTTCCTGATGCGGTAAACGGATTTGATATCAAAAGTCAGGAGTCAGAAGAAAACTCAAAACTCAAAACTCAAAACTCAAAACTTTATAAAACTGGAGACTTGGCTCGCTATTTACCGGATGGAAACATTGAGTTTCTAGGCCGAATTGACCATCAGGTAAAAATCCGGGGATTCCGTATCGAACTGGGAGAAATTGAGGCGGTGCTAAAGCAGCATCCAGGCGTAGAACAGGCTGTAGTTGTAGTTCGGGAGGATGTGTCTGGGGACAAGCGTTTAGTTGCTTATTCGGTTTTCAGTCAGCAGCAGGGAAGTAGAGAAGAATCTACTCAATCAAATCTAATGGGTGACTTACGTTCTTTTGTAAAGGCGAAGTTGCCGGAATACATGATACCTTCTGCTTTTGTGATTTTAAAGACTCTGCCTTTAACGGCTAACGGGAAAGTGGATCGAAAAAAACTGCCAGCACCTGAGCAAATTCGCCCAGAGTTAGCAGGAACGTTTGTTGCTCCCCGCACCAATGTTGAGGAGGTAATAGCTGGAATTTGGGCTGAAGCGATTGGGATTGAACAAGTGGGTATTTACGACAATTTTTTCGAGCTAGGAGGACATTCGCTGCTAGCAACTCAGGTGATTTCCCGATTACGTGACGCCTTTAATGTGGAGTTTCCCTTGCGGCAGTTTTTCGACTCTCCCACTGTCGCGGATTTAGCAGTCGCGATCGCGCAAAAACTCGCTGAACAGACCGATGAGGAAATGATGGCTCAGATGTTAGCAGAGCTAGATGAAATATCGGAGGAAGAAGTTCGAGAAGTTTTGGCTAAGGAAGGAGTAGGCAAATGA